Proteins co-encoded in one Acidobacteriota bacterium genomic window:
- a CDS encoding HU family DNA-binding protein: MAAARMTQAQLVRHLAEQCETNNKVARTFLDEIAKTAIAETKKNGVFVLPGIGRLVKAARKARMGRNPATGEAIKIAAKTVVKFRVAKAAKDAIAPVGKKK, encoded by the coding sequence ATGGCAGCAGCAAGAATGACTCAAGCTCAATTGGTTCGGCACCTCGCCGAGCAGTGTGAAACCAATAACAAGGTGGCGCGCACATTCCTCGACGAGATTGCCAAGACGGCAATCGCCGAGACTAAGAAGAACGGTGTTTTTGTTCTTCCTGGCATCGGACGTTTGGTGAAGGCCGCCCGCAAGGCTCGCATGGGACGCAACCCGGCGACTGGCGAAGCAATTAAGATTGCCGCCAAGACCGTGGTCAAGTTCCGCGTGGCCAAAGCCGCAAAGGACGCGATTGCCCCCGTCGGCAAGAAGAAATAA